In a single window of the Drosophila miranda strain MSH22 chromosome XL, D.miranda_PacBio2.1, whole genome shotgun sequence genome:
- the LOC108164890 gene encoding potassium voltage-gated channel protein eag isoform X12, with protein sequence MPGGRRGLVAPQNTFLENIIRRSNSQPDSSFLLANAQIVDFPIVYCNESFCKISGYNRAEVMQKSCRCGFMYGELTDKETVGRLEYTLENQQQDQFEILLYKKNKTPLWLLLQVAPIRNERDLVVLFLLTFRDITALKQPIDSEDTKGGLSKFAKLARSVTRSRQFSAHLPTLKDPTKQSNLAHMMSLSADIMPQYRQEAPKTPPHILLHYCAFKAIWDWVILCLTFYTAIMVPYNVAFKNKTSEDVSLLVVDSIVDVIFFIDIVLNFHTTFVGPGGEVVSDPKVIRMNYLKSWFIIDLLSCLPYDVFNAFDRDEDGIGSLFSALKVVRLLRLGRVVRKLDRYLEYGAAMLILLLCFYMLVAHWLACIWYSIGRSDADNGIQYSWLWKLANVTQSPYSYIWSNDTGPELVNGPSRKSMYVTALYFTMTCMTSVGFGNVAAETDNEKVFTICMMIIAALLYATIFGHVTTIIQQMTSATAKYHDMLNNVREFMKLHEVPKALSERVMDYVVSTWAMTKGLDTEKVLNYCPKDMKADICVHLNRKVFNEHPAFRLASDGCLRALAMHFMMSHSAPGDLLYHTGESIDSLCFIVTGSLEVIQDDEVVAILGKGDVFGDQFWKDSAVGQSAANVRALTYCDLHAIKRDKLLEVLDFYSAFANSFARNLVLTYNLRHRLIFRKVADVKREKELAERRKNEPQLPQNQDHLVRKIFSKFRRTPQVQAGSKDLVGGGTGSGQSDVEKGDGEVERVKKLPAKLTLTEDSRILTTAAVPSPSPSPSPSSGPPSARSTRASKWGRLLGSSSVDSASDTSAKVAVSRSLSARESLRESTAQARQSSTSSSNGGQGNKHLQLSKVFPKAPKLQASQATLARQDTIDEGGEVDSSPPSRDSRIVIDGGAASVTVGATAAGTAAAAAAAAASGGAAVTGPGSSGSGGGAGAVTALVKGERNLALERERQIEMASSRATTSDTYDTGLRETPPTLAQRDLIATVLDMKVDVRLELQRMQQRIGRIEDLLGELVKRLGPQQGGDNSSGQTTPGDEICAGCGASGVAAGPGAGPGPGPGTGPGPGTPTTPATVTVTTPVDTVITISSPTSAAARGAGAGAGSGLLNPGVPVVSSAGGNGLGPLMLKKRRSKSRKAPAPPKQTLALAGAASTTTTLTGAAGSGTTSVAASASPAAAAGAGSPSGASPTELLHLRLLEEDFTAAQLPPSTPTATTPTSLATPPGSGTPAAGSATTSPTGPPPTLPTTTGSSGPRSGKREFL encoded by the exons CGGACAGCTCGTTTCTTTTGGCCAACGCACAAATCGTCGATTTTCCGATCGTCTACTGCAATGAGTCCTTCTGCAAGATCAGCGGCTACAACCGGGCCGAGGTCATGCAGAAGTCGTGCAG ATGCGGCTTCATGTACGGCGAGCTGACAGACAAGGAGACGGTGGGACGGCTGGAGTACACGCTGGAGAACCAGCAGCAGGATCAATTCGAAATATTGCTCTACAAGAAAAACA AGACCCCActatggctgctgctgcaggttGCGCCCATACGGAACGAAAGGGATCTGGTTGTGCTGTTCCTGTTGACGTTCCGGGATATAACGGCCCTCAAGCAGCCCATCGACAGCGAGGACACCAAGGGAG GTCTCTCGAAGTTCGCCAAGTTGGCCCGCTCGGTGACGCGGAGCCGCCAGTTCAGCGCCCATCTGCCCACGCTGAAGGACCCCACGAAGCAGTCCAACCTGGCGCAT ATGATGTCACTGAGCGCGGATATTATGCCACAGTACCGACAGGAAGCGCCGAAGACGCCGCCACACATACTCTTGCATTATTGTGCATTTAAAGCAATTTGGGACTGGGTGATATTGTGTTTAACATTTTATACCGCCATCATG GTGCCATACAATGTAGCGTTTAAAAATAAAACCTCAGAGGATGTTTCCCTTCTCGTGGTCGATTCCATAGTCGATGTTATATTCTTTATAGATATTG TTTTAAACTTCCACACCACGTTTGTGGGCCCGGGCGGAGAGGTGGTCAGCGATCCGAAGGTGATACGGATGAACTACCTCAAGTCGTGGTTCATCATCGACCTGCTCAGCTGCCTGCCATATGATGTCTTCAATGCGTTCGACCGGGACGAGGACGGCATCGGGTCCCTGTTCAGTGCCCTCAAGGTGGTGCGCCTCCTGCGGCTGGGTCGGGTTGTGCGGAAGCTGGACCGCTACCTGGAGTACGGGGCTGCCATGCTGATCTTGTTGCTCTGCTTCTACATGCTGGTGGCGCACTGGCTGGCCTGTATTTGGTACTCGATTGGGCGCAGCGATGCGGACAATGGG ATCCAATACAGCTGGCTGTGGAAGCTGGCGAATGTCACGCAATCTCCGTACTCTTACATCTGGAGCAATGACACGGGGCCGGAGCTGGTGAACGGGCCGTCGAGGAAGAGCATGTATGTGACGGCCCTGTACTTCACCATGACCTGCATGACCTCG GTTGGCTTTGGCAATGTCGCCGCGGAGACAGACAACGAGAAGGTGTTCACCATCTGCATGATGATCATTGCAG CTCTGCTGTATGCCACAATCTTTGGTCATGTGACCACCATCATACAGCAGATGACCTCAGCGACGGCCAAGTACCACGACATGCTCAACAACGTGAGGGAGTTCATGAAGCTGCACGAGGTGCCCAAGGCCCTCAGTGAGCGCGTGATGGACTATGTGGTCTCTACGTGGGCCATGACCAAGGGTCTGGACACCGAGAAG GTACTAAACTATTGTCCGAAAGATATGAAGGCTGACATATGTGTTCATCTAAATCGCAAAGTATTTAACGAGCATCCGGCATTTCGTCTGGCCTCGGATGGTTGTCTCCGCGCTTTAGCGATGCACTTCATGATGTCCCATTCGGCGCCCGGAGATCTGCTCTACCACACCGGCGAGAGCATCGACAGTCTCTGCTTCATTGTGACAGGAAGCCTGGAGGTGATACAGGACGATGAGGTTGTGGCAATACTGG GCAAAGGCGACGTCTTCGGCGATCAATTCTGGAAGGACTCGGCCGTTGGCCAGAGCGCGGCCAATGTGCGCGCTCTGACCTATTGTGATTTGCATGCCATCAAACGTGATAAATTGCTCGAAGTCCTCGATTTCTATTCGGCATTTGCGAATAGCTTTGCACGCAATCTGGTGCTCACCTACAATCTCAGACATCGACTGATTTTTCGCAAGGTGGCCGATGTGAAGCGCGAAAAAGAATTGGCCGAACGGCGTAAGAACGAGCCGCAATTGCCCCAGAATCAGGACCATCTCGTTCGCAAGATCTTCTCCAAGTTCCGGCGCACCCCCCAGGTGCAAGCCGGCAGCAAAGACCTCGTCGGTGGCGGCACGGGCTCTGGTCAGAGCGATGTCGAGAAAGGCGACGGCGAGGTGGAACGCGTTAAG AAGCTACCAGCCAAATTGACATTAACCGAGGACTCACGCATCCTAACGACCGCCGCCGTACCATCACCATCGCCATCACCCTCGCCCTCATCGGGTCCACCATCTGCGCGGAGTACCCGTGCCAGCAAGTGGGGACGCCTTCTGGGCAGTTCAAGCGTCGATTCAGCTAGCGACACTAGCGCCAAGGTAGCCGTCTCGAGAAGTTTGAGCGCCCGCGAGAGTCTCCGTGAGAGCACTGCCCAGGCGCGGCAGAGTAGTACTTCGAGTAGCAATGGTGGACAAGGCAACAAA CATTTACAATTAAGCAAA GTTTTCCCAAAGGCGCCCAAGCTGCAGGCGAGCCAGGCGACGCTCGCCCGCCAGGATACCATCGACGAGGGCGGCGAGGTGGACTCCTCTCCACCCAGTCGCGACAGCCGTATAGTCATCGATGGAGGGGCGGCCTCGGTTACCGTTGGAGCCACTGCAGCAGggacggcagcggcagcagcagcagcggcagcgtcAGGAGGTGCGGCAGTCACAGGCCCGGGCTCATCTGGTTCTGGAGGAGGGGCCGGAGCAGTGACGGCGCTGGTGAAGGGAGAGCGCAACCTGGCCCTGGAGCGAGAACGCCAGATTGAGATGGCCAGCTCGCGGGCCACCACCTCGGACACGTACGACACGGGCCTGCGCGAGACGCCGCCCACGCTGGCGCAGCGAGATCTCATCGCCACCGTCCTGGACATGAAGGTGGACGTGCGGCTGGAGCTGCAGCGCATGCAGCAGCGGATAGGCCGCATCGAGGACCTGCTGGGCGAGCTGGTGAAGCGGCTCGGACCGCAGCAGGGGGGGGACAACAGCAGCGGCCAGACGACGCCCGGCGACGAGATCTGTGCGGGCTGCGGCGCGAGCGGCGTCGCGGCAGGTCCAGGAGCAGGACCAGGGCCAGGACCGGGGACAGGGCCTGGGCCGGGCACGCCCACGACCCCGGCCACAGTGACGGTCACCACGCCCGTAGACACTGTGATAACCATCTCATCCCCCACGTCAGCAGCGGCACgaggggctggggctggcgCTGGCAGCGGTCTACTAAATCCAGGCGTCCCAGTTGTGTCGAGCGCGGGAGGCAACGGCCTGGGGCCACTGATGCTCAAGAAGCGACGCTCGAAGAGCAGGAAAGCACCGGCGCCTCCTAAGCAGACACTCGCCTTGGCCGGCGCGGCCTCAACGACCACAACTCTGACGGGCGCCGCTGGATCTGGTACGACGAGCGTGGCAGCGTCAGCGTCAcctgcagcggcagcagggGCAGGCTCTCCCAGCGGTGCTTCTCCAACGGAACTGCTGCACCTGCGGCTGCTCGAGGAGGACTTTACGGCGGCCCAGCTGCCGCCCTCGACACCAACAGCCACGACCCCGACATCATTGGCCACGCCTCCCGGCAGCGGCACGCCAGCGGCGGGTAGTGCCACCACCTCGCCCACGGGCCCGCCACCCACGCTACCAACGACCACAGGCAGCAGCGGTCCAAGGAGCGGCAAACGGGAGTTCCTCTAG
- the LOC108164890 gene encoding potassium voltage-gated channel protein eag isoform X15, which translates to MPGGRRGLVAPQNTFLENIIRRSNSQPDSSFLLANAQIVDFPIVYCNESFCKISGYNRAEVMQKSCRYVCGFMYGELTDKETVGRLEYTLENQQQDQFEILLYKKNNVQCGCALSQFGKAQTQETPLWLLLQVAPIRNERDLVVLFLLTFRDITALKQPIDSEDTKGVLGLSKFAKLARSVTRSRQFSAHLPTLKDPTKQSNLAHMMSLSADIMPQYRQEAPKTPPHILLHYCAFKAIWDWVILCLTFYTAIMVPYNVAFKNKTSEDVSLLVVDSIVDVIFFIDIVLNFHTTFVGPGGEVVSDPKVIRMNYLKSWFIIDLLSCLPYDVFNAFDRDEDGIGSLFSALKVVRLLRLGRVVRKLDRYLEYGAAMLILLLCFYMLVAHWLACIWYSIGRSDADNGIQYSWLWKLANVTQSPYSYIWSNDTGPELVNGPSRKSMYVTALYFTMTCMTSVGFGNVAAETDNEKVFTICMMIIAALLYATIFGHVTTIIQQMTSATAKYHDMLNNVREFMKLHEVPKALSERVMDYVVSTWAMTKGLDTEKVLNYCPKDMKADICVHLNRKVFNEHPAFRLASDGCLRALAMHFMMSHSAPGDLLYHTGESIDSLCFIVTGSLEVIQDDEVVAILGKGDVFGDQFWKDSAVGQSAANVRALTYCDLHAIKRDKLLEVLDFYSAFANSFARNLVLTYNLRHRLIFRKVADVKREKELAERRKNEPQLPQNQDHLVRKIFSKFRRTPQVQAGSKDLVGGGTGSGQSDVEKGDGEVERVKVFPKAPKLQASQATLARQDTIDEGGEVDSSPPSRDSRIVIDGGAASVTVGATAAGTAAAAAAAAASGGAAVTGPGSSGSGGGAGAVTALVKGERNLALERERQIEMASSRATTSDTYDTGLRETPPTLAQRDLIATVLDMKVDVRLELQRMQQRIGRIEDLLGELVKRLGPQQGGDNSSGQTTPGDEICAGCGASGVAAGPGAGPGPGPGTGPGPGTPTTPATVTVTTPVDTVITISSPTSAAARGAGAGAGSGLLNPGVPVVSSAGGNGLGPLMLKKRRSKSRKAPAPPKQTLALAGAASTTTTLTGAAGSGTTSVAASASPAAAAGAGSPSGASPTELLHLRLLEEDFTAAQLPPSTPTATTPTSLATPPGSGTPAAGSATTSPTGPPPTLPTTTGSSGPRSGKREFL; encoded by the exons CGGACAGCTCGTTTCTTTTGGCCAACGCACAAATCGTCGATTTTCCGATCGTCTACTGCAATGAGTCCTTCTGCAAGATCAGCGGCTACAACCGGGCCGAGGTCATGCAGAAGTCGTGCAGGTATGT ATGCGGCTTCATGTACGGCGAGCTGACAGACAAGGAGACGGTGGGACGGCTGGAGTACACGCTGGAGAACCAGCAGCAGGATCAATTCGAAATATTGCTCTACAAGAAAAACA ATGTGCAGTGTGGCTGCGCCCTCTCCCAATTTGGCAAGGCGCAAACACAAG AGACCCCActatggctgctgctgcaggttGCGCCCATACGGAACGAAAGGGATCTGGTTGTGCTGTTCCTGTTGACGTTCCGGGATATAACGGCCCTCAAGCAGCCCATCGACAGCGAGGACACCAAGGGAG TTTTAGGTCTCTCGAAGTTCGCCAAGTTGGCCCGCTCGGTGACGCGGAGCCGCCAGTTCAGCGCCCATCTGCCCACGCTGAAGGACCCCACGAAGCAGTCCAACCTGGCGCAT ATGATGTCACTGAGCGCGGATATTATGCCACAGTACCGACAGGAAGCGCCGAAGACGCCGCCACACATACTCTTGCATTATTGTGCATTTAAAGCAATTTGGGACTGGGTGATATTGTGTTTAACATTTTATACCGCCATCATG GTGCCATACAATGTAGCGTTTAAAAATAAAACCTCAGAGGATGTTTCCCTTCTCGTGGTCGATTCCATAGTCGATGTTATATTCTTTATAGATATTG TTTTAAACTTCCACACCACGTTTGTGGGCCCGGGCGGAGAGGTGGTCAGCGATCCGAAGGTGATACGGATGAACTACCTCAAGTCGTGGTTCATCATCGACCTGCTCAGCTGCCTGCCATATGATGTCTTCAATGCGTTCGACCGGGACGAGGACGGCATCGGGTCCCTGTTCAGTGCCCTCAAGGTGGTGCGCCTCCTGCGGCTGGGTCGGGTTGTGCGGAAGCTGGACCGCTACCTGGAGTACGGGGCTGCCATGCTGATCTTGTTGCTCTGCTTCTACATGCTGGTGGCGCACTGGCTGGCCTGTATTTGGTACTCGATTGGGCGCAGCGATGCGGACAATGGG ATCCAATACAGCTGGCTGTGGAAGCTGGCGAATGTCACGCAATCTCCGTACTCTTACATCTGGAGCAATGACACGGGGCCGGAGCTGGTGAACGGGCCGTCGAGGAAGAGCATGTATGTGACGGCCCTGTACTTCACCATGACCTGCATGACCTCG GTTGGCTTTGGCAATGTCGCCGCGGAGACAGACAACGAGAAGGTGTTCACCATCTGCATGATGATCATTGCAG CTCTGCTGTATGCCACAATCTTTGGTCATGTGACCACCATCATACAGCAGATGACCTCAGCGACGGCCAAGTACCACGACATGCTCAACAACGTGAGGGAGTTCATGAAGCTGCACGAGGTGCCCAAGGCCCTCAGTGAGCGCGTGATGGACTATGTGGTCTCTACGTGGGCCATGACCAAGGGTCTGGACACCGAGAAG GTACTAAACTATTGTCCGAAAGATATGAAGGCTGACATATGTGTTCATCTAAATCGCAAAGTATTTAACGAGCATCCGGCATTTCGTCTGGCCTCGGATGGTTGTCTCCGCGCTTTAGCGATGCACTTCATGATGTCCCATTCGGCGCCCGGAGATCTGCTCTACCACACCGGCGAGAGCATCGACAGTCTCTGCTTCATTGTGACAGGAAGCCTGGAGGTGATACAGGACGATGAGGTTGTGGCAATACTGG GCAAAGGCGACGTCTTCGGCGATCAATTCTGGAAGGACTCGGCCGTTGGCCAGAGCGCGGCCAATGTGCGCGCTCTGACCTATTGTGATTTGCATGCCATCAAACGTGATAAATTGCTCGAAGTCCTCGATTTCTATTCGGCATTTGCGAATAGCTTTGCACGCAATCTGGTGCTCACCTACAATCTCAGACATCGACTGATTTTTCGCAAGGTGGCCGATGTGAAGCGCGAAAAAGAATTGGCCGAACGGCGTAAGAACGAGCCGCAATTGCCCCAGAATCAGGACCATCTCGTTCGCAAGATCTTCTCCAAGTTCCGGCGCACCCCCCAGGTGCAAGCCGGCAGCAAAGACCTCGTCGGTGGCGGCACGGGCTCTGGTCAGAGCGATGTCGAGAAAGGCGACGGCGAGGTGGAACGCGTTAAG GTTTTCCCAAAGGCGCCCAAGCTGCAGGCGAGCCAGGCGACGCTCGCCCGCCAGGATACCATCGACGAGGGCGGCGAGGTGGACTCCTCTCCACCCAGTCGCGACAGCCGTATAGTCATCGATGGAGGGGCGGCCTCGGTTACCGTTGGAGCCACTGCAGCAGggacggcagcggcagcagcagcagcggcagcgtcAGGAGGTGCGGCAGTCACAGGCCCGGGCTCATCTGGTTCTGGAGGAGGGGCCGGAGCAGTGACGGCGCTGGTGAAGGGAGAGCGCAACCTGGCCCTGGAGCGAGAACGCCAGATTGAGATGGCCAGCTCGCGGGCCACCACCTCGGACACGTACGACACGGGCCTGCGCGAGACGCCGCCCACGCTGGCGCAGCGAGATCTCATCGCCACCGTCCTGGACATGAAGGTGGACGTGCGGCTGGAGCTGCAGCGCATGCAGCAGCGGATAGGCCGCATCGAGGACCTGCTGGGCGAGCTGGTGAAGCGGCTCGGACCGCAGCAGGGGGGGGACAACAGCAGCGGCCAGACGACGCCCGGCGACGAGATCTGTGCGGGCTGCGGCGCGAGCGGCGTCGCGGCAGGTCCAGGAGCAGGACCAGGGCCAGGACCGGGGACAGGGCCTGGGCCGGGCACGCCCACGACCCCGGCCACAGTGACGGTCACCACGCCCGTAGACACTGTGATAACCATCTCATCCCCCACGTCAGCAGCGGCACgaggggctggggctggcgCTGGCAGCGGTCTACTAAATCCAGGCGTCCCAGTTGTGTCGAGCGCGGGAGGCAACGGCCTGGGGCCACTGATGCTCAAGAAGCGACGCTCGAAGAGCAGGAAAGCACCGGCGCCTCCTAAGCAGACACTCGCCTTGGCCGGCGCGGCCTCAACGACCACAACTCTGACGGGCGCCGCTGGATCTGGTACGACGAGCGTGGCAGCGTCAGCGTCAcctgcagcggcagcagggGCAGGCTCTCCCAGCGGTGCTTCTCCAACGGAACTGCTGCACCTGCGGCTGCTCGAGGAGGACTTTACGGCGGCCCAGCTGCCGCCCTCGACACCAACAGCCACGACCCCGACATCATTGGCCACGCCTCCCGGCAGCGGCACGCCAGCGGCGGGTAGTGCCACCACCTCGCCCACGGGCCCGCCACCCACGCTACCAACGACCACAGGCAGCAGCGGTCCAAGGAGCGGCAAACGGGAGTTCCTCTAG
- the LOC108164890 gene encoding potassium voltage-gated channel protein eag isoform X3: MPGGRRGLVAPQNTFLENIIRRSNSQPDSSFLLANAQIVDFPIVYCNESFCKISGYNRAEVMQKSCRCGFMYGELTDKETVGRLEYTLENQQQDQFEILLYKKNNVQCGCALSQFGKAQTQETPLWLLLQVAPIRNERDLVVLFLLTFRDITALKQPIDSEDTKGAVNLFLPVLGLSKFAKLARSVTRSRQFSAHLPTLKDPTKQSNLAHMMSLSADIMPQYRQEAPKTPPHILLHYCAFKAIWDWVILCLTFYTAIMVPYNVAFKNKTSEDVSLLVVDSIVDVIFFIDIVLNFHTTFVGPGGEVVSDPKVIRMNYLKSWFIIDLLSCLPYDVFNAFDRDEDGIGSLFSALKVVRLLRLGRVVRKLDRYLEYGAAMLILLLCFYMLVAHWLACIWYSIGRSDADNGIQYSWLWKLANVTQSPYSYIWSNDTGPELVNGPSRKSMYVTALYFTMTCMTSVGFGNVAAETDNEKVFTICMMIIAALLYATIFGHVTTIIQQMTSATAKYHDMLNNVREFMKLHEVPKALSERVMDYVVSTWAMTKGLDTEKVLNYCPKDMKADICVHLNRKVFNEHPAFRLASDGCLRALAMHFMMSHSAPGDLLYHTGESIDSLCFIVTGSLEVIQDDEVVAILGKGDVFGDQFWKDSAVGQSAANVRALTYCDLHAIKRDKLLEVLDFYSAFANSFARNLVLTYNLRHRLIFRKVADVKREKELAERRKNEPQLPQNQDHLVRKIFSKFRRTPQVQAGSKDLVGGGTGSGQSDVEKGDGEVERVKKLPAKLTLTEDSRILTTAAVPSPSPSPSPSSGPPSARSTRASKWGRLLGSSSVDSASDTSAKVAVSRSLSARESLRESTAQARQSSTSSSNGGQGNKHLQLSKVFPKAPKLQASQATLARQDTIDEGGEVDSSPPSRDSRIVIDGGAASVTVGATAAGTAAAAAAAAASGGAAVTGPGSSGSGGGAGAVTALVKGERNLALERERQIEMASSRATTSDTYDTGLRETPPTLAQRDLIATVLDMKVDVRLELQRMQQRIGRIEDLLGELVKRLGPQQGGDNSSGQTTPGDEICAGCGASGVAAGPGAGPGPGPGTGPGPGTPTTPATVTVTTPVDTVITISSPTSAAARGAGAGAGSGLLNPGVPVVSSAGGNGLGPLMLKKRRSKSRKAPAPPKQTLALAGAASTTTTLTGAAGSGTTSVAASASPAAAAGAGSPSGASPTELLHLRLLEEDFTAAQLPPSTPTATTPTSLATPPGSGTPAAGSATTSPTGPPPTLPTTTGSSGPRSGKREFL, translated from the exons CGGACAGCTCGTTTCTTTTGGCCAACGCACAAATCGTCGATTTTCCGATCGTCTACTGCAATGAGTCCTTCTGCAAGATCAGCGGCTACAACCGGGCCGAGGTCATGCAGAAGTCGTGCAG ATGCGGCTTCATGTACGGCGAGCTGACAGACAAGGAGACGGTGGGACGGCTGGAGTACACGCTGGAGAACCAGCAGCAGGATCAATTCGAAATATTGCTCTACAAGAAAAACA ATGTGCAGTGTGGCTGCGCCCTCTCCCAATTTGGCAAGGCGCAAACACAAG AGACCCCActatggctgctgctgcaggttGCGCCCATACGGAACGAAAGGGATCTGGTTGTGCTGTTCCTGTTGACGTTCCGGGATATAACGGCCCTCAAGCAGCCCATCGACAGCGAGGACACCAAGGGAG CGGTTAATCTATTTTTACCAGTTTTAGGTCTCTCGAAGTTCGCCAAGTTGGCCCGCTCGGTGACGCGGAGCCGCCAGTTCAGCGCCCATCTGCCCACGCTGAAGGACCCCACGAAGCAGTCCAACCTGGCGCAT ATGATGTCACTGAGCGCGGATATTATGCCACAGTACCGACAGGAAGCGCCGAAGACGCCGCCACACATACTCTTGCATTATTGTGCATTTAAAGCAATTTGGGACTGGGTGATATTGTGTTTAACATTTTATACCGCCATCATG GTGCCATACAATGTAGCGTTTAAAAATAAAACCTCAGAGGATGTTTCCCTTCTCGTGGTCGATTCCATAGTCGATGTTATATTCTTTATAGATATTG TTTTAAACTTCCACACCACGTTTGTGGGCCCGGGCGGAGAGGTGGTCAGCGATCCGAAGGTGATACGGATGAACTACCTCAAGTCGTGGTTCATCATCGACCTGCTCAGCTGCCTGCCATATGATGTCTTCAATGCGTTCGACCGGGACGAGGACGGCATCGGGTCCCTGTTCAGTGCCCTCAAGGTGGTGCGCCTCCTGCGGCTGGGTCGGGTTGTGCGGAAGCTGGACCGCTACCTGGAGTACGGGGCTGCCATGCTGATCTTGTTGCTCTGCTTCTACATGCTGGTGGCGCACTGGCTGGCCTGTATTTGGTACTCGATTGGGCGCAGCGATGCGGACAATGGG ATCCAATACAGCTGGCTGTGGAAGCTGGCGAATGTCACGCAATCTCCGTACTCTTACATCTGGAGCAATGACACGGGGCCGGAGCTGGTGAACGGGCCGTCGAGGAAGAGCATGTATGTGACGGCCCTGTACTTCACCATGACCTGCATGACCTCG GTTGGCTTTGGCAATGTCGCCGCGGAGACAGACAACGAGAAGGTGTTCACCATCTGCATGATGATCATTGCAG CTCTGCTGTATGCCACAATCTTTGGTCATGTGACCACCATCATACAGCAGATGACCTCAGCGACGGCCAAGTACCACGACATGCTCAACAACGTGAGGGAGTTCATGAAGCTGCACGAGGTGCCCAAGGCCCTCAGTGAGCGCGTGATGGACTATGTGGTCTCTACGTGGGCCATGACCAAGGGTCTGGACACCGAGAAG GTACTAAACTATTGTCCGAAAGATATGAAGGCTGACATATGTGTTCATCTAAATCGCAAAGTATTTAACGAGCATCCGGCATTTCGTCTGGCCTCGGATGGTTGTCTCCGCGCTTTAGCGATGCACTTCATGATGTCCCATTCGGCGCCCGGAGATCTGCTCTACCACACCGGCGAGAGCATCGACAGTCTCTGCTTCATTGTGACAGGAAGCCTGGAGGTGATACAGGACGATGAGGTTGTGGCAATACTGG GCAAAGGCGACGTCTTCGGCGATCAATTCTGGAAGGACTCGGCCGTTGGCCAGAGCGCGGCCAATGTGCGCGCTCTGACCTATTGTGATTTGCATGCCATCAAACGTGATAAATTGCTCGAAGTCCTCGATTTCTATTCGGCATTTGCGAATAGCTTTGCACGCAATCTGGTGCTCACCTACAATCTCAGACATCGACTGATTTTTCGCAAGGTGGCCGATGTGAAGCGCGAAAAAGAATTGGCCGAACGGCGTAAGAACGAGCCGCAATTGCCCCAGAATCAGGACCATCTCGTTCGCAAGATCTTCTCCAAGTTCCGGCGCACCCCCCAGGTGCAAGCCGGCAGCAAAGACCTCGTCGGTGGCGGCACGGGCTCTGGTCAGAGCGATGTCGAGAAAGGCGACGGCGAGGTGGAACGCGTTAAG AAGCTACCAGCCAAATTGACATTAACCGAGGACTCACGCATCCTAACGACCGCCGCCGTACCATCACCATCGCCATCACCCTCGCCCTCATCGGGTCCACCATCTGCGCGGAGTACCCGTGCCAGCAAGTGGGGACGCCTTCTGGGCAGTTCAAGCGTCGATTCAGCTAGCGACACTAGCGCCAAGGTAGCCGTCTCGAGAAGTTTGAGCGCCCGCGAGAGTCTCCGTGAGAGCACTGCCCAGGCGCGGCAGAGTAGTACTTCGAGTAGCAATGGTGGACAAGGCAACAAA CATTTACAATTAAGCAAA GTTTTCCCAAAGGCGCCCAAGCTGCAGGCGAGCCAGGCGACGCTCGCCCGCCAGGATACCATCGACGAGGGCGGCGAGGTGGACTCCTCTCCACCCAGTCGCGACAGCCGTATAGTCATCGATGGAGGGGCGGCCTCGGTTACCGTTGGAGCCACTGCAGCAGggacggcagcggcagcagcagcagcggcagcgtcAGGAGGTGCGGCAGTCACAGGCCCGGGCTCATCTGGTTCTGGAGGAGGGGCCGGAGCAGTGACGGCGCTGGTGAAGGGAGAGCGCAACCTGGCCCTGGAGCGAGAACGCCAGATTGAGATGGCCAGCTCGCGGGCCACCACCTCGGACACGTACGACACGGGCCTGCGCGAGACGCCGCCCACGCTGGCGCAGCGAGATCTCATCGCCACCGTCCTGGACATGAAGGTGGACGTGCGGCTGGAGCTGCAGCGCATGCAGCAGCGGATAGGCCGCATCGAGGACCTGCTGGGCGAGCTGGTGAAGCGGCTCGGACCGCAGCAGGGGGGGGACAACAGCAGCGGCCAGACGACGCCCGGCGACGAGATCTGTGCGGGCTGCGGCGCGAGCGGCGTCGCGGCAGGTCCAGGAGCAGGACCAGGGCCAGGACCGGGGACAGGGCCTGGGCCGGGCACGCCCACGACCCCGGCCACAGTGACGGTCACCACGCCCGTAGACACTGTGATAACCATCTCATCCCCCACGTCAGCAGCGGCACgaggggctggggctggcgCTGGCAGCGGTCTACTAAATCCAGGCGTCCCAGTTGTGTCGAGCGCGGGAGGCAACGGCCTGGGGCCACTGATGCTCAAGAAGCGACGCTCGAAGAGCAGGAAAGCACCGGCGCCTCCTAAGCAGACACTCGCCTTGGCCGGCGCGGCCTCAACGACCACAACTCTGACGGGCGCCGCTGGATCTGGTACGACGAGCGTGGCAGCGTCAGCGTCAcctgcagcggcagcagggGCAGGCTCTCCCAGCGGTGCTTCTCCAACGGAACTGCTGCACCTGCGGCTGCTCGAGGAGGACTTTACGGCGGCCCAGCTGCCGCCCTCGACACCAACAGCCACGACCCCGACATCATTGGCCACGCCTCCCGGCAGCGGCACGCCAGCGGCGGGTAGTGCCACCACCTCGCCCACGGGCCCGCCACCCACGCTACCAACGACCACAGGCAGCAGCGGTCCAAGGAGCGGCAAACGGGAGTTCCTCTAG